The genomic DNA GGTGAGCACGCCCACGACCCGGCCGTCGTCGACCACGGGGAAGTCCTGCTGCGAACCCGCCAGAATCAGCTCAATGGCGCGGTTGAGGGTGTCGTAGCTGGAGAGCATTTGGAAATCGGTGAGCATGGCCAGCTTCACCGGAATGCCGCCCACCGCGGTTTTCATCTGCACCATGCCGGCTTCCTGCGCGGCGCCGATCCACACGAAGAAGGCGATGAACAGCAGAAAGGGGTTGGTAAACAATCCGATGAAGCCGAACAGGAAGGCCATGCCCTGGCCGATGCCCGCGGCAATTTGCGTCGCGCGCGCGTAGCCGGCGCGGGTGGCGAGCAGAGCGCGCAAAACGCGGCCGCCGTCCATCGGGAAGGCCGGCAGCATGTTGAACAGAACCAGCCAGACATTCACGATCATCAGCCGTTCCAGGAACGAGCCGCTGGTGACGGTGAGACCGGCGAACGGTTCGAAGGTGTTGGTTGCCTGCAGCCACACGAACAGGGCGAGGGCGATCACCACGTTCACTGCCGGCCCGGCCAGCGCGACCCACAATTCCTGGCGGGGATCATCCGGCATGCGTTCCAGCCGGGCGACGCCGCCGATGGGTAGCAGGGTGATGTCGCGTGTTTTGATGCCGTATTTCTTCGCGGTGAGGGCGTGGCCAAATTCATGCAGCAGCACGCAAGCGAAGAGTGCCAGAATGAAGCCGACACCGGAGACCAGCATCGCCAGGCTGTAGCCCTGCAGCCAGTGCATCACGGCAATGAAGCCGATCAACAACAGGAAGGTGGTGTGGAGGTAAACACTGATGCCGAAGAATTCTCCGATTTTCCATGACCATTTCATATGCCTCTCTCCTTTGCAACAAGTTCCACCGGGTTCAAACGCCTTCTGCCGGGCCGTGCTGCCGCCGGTGCCAGGCATGAGCCGCCAGCAGGATCAACGTGAGCGCGACCAGGGGCGTTACGTATTTGAACAGAATCAGACTGAATGCCTCGACCCGATCATGGCCGGTGGCATCCAGGATCAAATACAGCGTGTAGGCCAGATAACAAGCAAAGAGCAGCGCACCCTCGCGGCGGCCGATGCGGAAGCCGGTGAAGAAGACCGGCAGGCAGGCGAATGCCACTGCCATCATCACCGGAATATCGAACCGCAACGCCGCCGGTGGGACTTTCACCCCGTGCGGCGCGAACAGGCTGGCCAGCCCGAGCACGGCGAGAAGGTTGAAAATGTTGCTGCCCACCACATTGCCGACCGCGATATCGCGCTCTCTGCGCAGGCTGGCAATGATCGAGGTCGCCACCTCCGGCAGGGAGGTGCCGGCCGCAATGATCGTGAGGCCGATGATCAGCTCGCTCAAACCCAGCGCCTGCGCCACGACAACCGCGCCCTCGACCAGCCAGCGCGAGCCCAGCACCAGCAGGCCCAGGCCGGCAATGATCAGGGCGAGATTCACCAACCATTGCGGGGAACGGCTGCGCGCGCCGTACTGCCGTTCATATTCCTCTTTGACCGGCTGCTTCTCCCGGCGACTCTGGCGGATCGCCCAGACAACATAAACGACATTGATTGAAAACAGCAGCAGCCCGTCCAGGCGGCTCAGTCTGCCGTCCAGCGCCAGCAACAACACCAGCAAGGAAACTGCGATCATCAGCGGCACTTCATAGCGAATGAGCTGCTGCGACACCACCAGCGGCGTGATGATGGCGGCGAGGCCGAGAAGGAACAGCACGTTGAAAATATTGCTGCCAACCACGTTGCCCAGCGCGAGATCCGCCTGTCCGCTCAAGCCGGCGTGGATGCTCACCGCCAGTTCCGCAGAACCGGTGCCGTAGGCCACCACCGTCAGTCCGATCACCAGCGGCGAAATGCCCAGCGCCGCTGCCAAGCGCGAAGAGCCTTTTACCAGGGCCTCGGCACCGACGATCAACAGAACCAAACCCAGGACGAACAGCAGCAAAACCATCATGCTCATGAATCGCATCGTCTCCCAAAATATTGGTGAAGCCACACCACCTGGCACCGTCTTGCATACCGTCCTGTCTGCCACGCTTGTCTGCGCCGCTTCAGGCTGCCGGCGGTGAATCGCCGGGCGGGGCAGAGCCTGCCGCCTCCTGCCGGTCACACGTCACACTGGCGAGCTGCTGCTGCTCATGATCATAGCGGCCTTTCAGTTCATCCCAGCGGGTTCCCCGCCACAGGCCGGGGCCGGCGAGATAGGCGGCCCGGCCGATTTTATGCGCCGCCACCGGTGCGGTCAGGATCAAAAAGACGACGATGGCGATGATGCGCGCGCTGATGGCAAAATCAGCGAAGTGCAGGGCTGCTCCCAGCAGCACGCAAATGACACCCAGCGTGGCTGCTTTGGAGATGGCGGACATGCGCAAATAGAGGTCGGGCATGCGCAGAACGCCGACCGCGGCGAGCAGCATGAAAACCGCACCGGTGAGCATGAGCATCAAACTAAACAGATCTGCCATCCTCGGATCGCCTCCTTTCCACATATGCCGCAAATGCGAGTATGCCCACGAAGGACAGCAAGGCCACGACGATCGCCACGTCGAGATACACCGGCTGCCCGGCGCCCACGCCATAAGCCGCGATGATGCCGATGCCGATGGTGGTGATCAAATCGAGGGCGACCACGCGGTCGGGCAGGCTCGGGCCGGCCAGCAGGCGAATGAAAGCCAGCACGATCGCCAGGCCAAGCACCGGCATGATGAACAGGAAGATGATTGACTGCAAATTCATCCGAACACCTCCCGAATACGCCGTTCAAAGCCCTGCTTGGTGTCCCGCCGGAACTGTTCAGGATCTTTCAGGTGCATGGCGTGCACGTAAAGCACGCGCCGATCGGAGGAAACATCCAGGCTCATGGTGCCCGGCGTCAGCGTGATCAAATTCGCCAGCAGCGTGATTTCCGCATCGGTTTTGACCTCCAGGGGGATCGCTACGATGCCGGGCTGCAGGCGCCGCAGCGGCGACAGCATGCTGATCGCAACCCGGACGTTGGCGACGACCACCTTCCAGATAAAAAAGAGCAACAATCCGAGCACGCGCGGCACTTTCACGAAATACTGTTCGGCGCCCAAATGGCCGCGCCCCAGCCAGAGCAGCAAATAGCCCAGGCCGAAGCCGAAGAAGAAATTGACCGGGCTCCAGCCGCCGGTCAGCGCGACCCAAACGAGCGCCAAAAAGACATTGAGCAGCAGCATTTTCAGTCTGCTCCCAAAACCGTTTCAATGTATTCCGCGGGATTGAGCAATTGCCCGGCCGCGCGTTCGGCCAGCGCAAACACCGGCTCGGCCAGCAGCCCAATCATCACCGTCAACACCGCGAGCGCCGTCACCGGTATCAACAGCCCGCGATAGCTGCGGTCGCCTGCCGTGCTTGCGGCCTGCCCGGCTTGCACCGGCTCCTCCTCTTGCCAAAAAGCAGCAGCCCAAATCTTCATCATGGAAAACACCGTCAGCAGGCTCACCGCCAATGCAGTGAAAACGATAAGATATTCTTGCGATTGCAATCCTGCTTTCACCAGCACGAATTTCGCCCAGAATCCGGAAAGAGGGGGCACACCTGCCAGCGACAAGGCCGGGATCAAAAACAGAATTGCCAGGCCGGGCGCGGCGCGGTAGAGGCCGCCCAATTGCTTAAGCTCGTAGCTGCCGCGCAGATGATGCACGGCGCCGGCCACCAGAAACAAGTTGGTCTTGACGATGATGTGATGGATCAAATAAAAGACCGTTCCCGCCAGCGCCAGGGGCGTGAACAGTGCCAGTCCCATAATCATGTAGCCGATCTGGCTGATGATGTGAAAGGAAAGAATGCGGCGGATTTCATGTTGTGCCGCGGCACCCAGCACGCCGGTGATCATGGTCAGGCCCGCGATCAGCAAAATGAGTTGATGGGTGAAGCCGGGCTGCTGCACGAACAACAGCGTGAACACGCGAATCAGGGCATACACGCCGACTTTGGTGAGCAGGCCGGCGAAGATCGCCGACACCGCAAGCGGCGGCGTGTGATAGGACGCCGGCAGCCAGAAAAACAGCGGAAACACCGCCGCCTTGATGCCGAAGGCCACCAGAAACAACATGGCCAGTGCCGGCACCAGCCCGGGCCGGTCGGGCAGGCTCAACTGGCGCGCGAGATCGGCCAGATTCAGGGTGCCGGCCACACCGTAGAGTATGCCGACCGCCGCAAGAAACAGGGCGGAGGACATCAAGTTGAGGGTGACATATTTGATCGCCCCCTCGAGCTGGGGCCGCTCGCCGCCCAGCGCCACCAGCACGAATGAGGCAATCAACAGGACTTCGAACCAAACATAGAGATTGAAGAGGTCGCCGGTGAGAAACGCGCCACACACGCCCATCAGTAAAATTTGCAGCAGGGGATAATAACCGAACGCTTCACGGCGGGCGTCGATGCAGAACAGGGAGTAGACGGCCACCGCCAGTCCCATCAAGCCGGCGAGCACAACCATGATGGCGCTGAGCAAATCGGCGACCAGGGTGATGCCAAAAGGCGCGGGCCAGTTGCCGATTTGTGTGGCTTGAATGCCGGCACGCCCAACCGCCACCAGCAGCCGGATGGCAGCCGCCAGCAAGGCCACCGCACCGGCGAGGTGCAAGCCGCGCTGCACGCGGGGGTTTTTCCCAAAAAACAGCGCGACGATCGCGGTGGCGAAGGGAATCAAAATGGGATAAACCAGCAAAGCATTCATGAACAGAGGTGATCCTTCTTCATCAAAGCAGATCCGCTCTGCAAGCCACCGGGACCGGCGGATCGTTGCATAGCGTGTCGACTCAGGTGTCGGTCGCTTTCATTTCGTCCAAATCATCGCTGCCCACGGTTTGATAAGCGCGTTTGAGCAGCACCAGGGCGAAGGCTTGCACGCCAAAACCGATGACGATGGCAGTCAAAATCAGGGCCTGCGGCAGTGGATCCGCAAACGGCTTGTCGGGGGTCAGGGCTCCGGGCAACACGATGGGCGGCCGGCCTGGGGTGAGGCGGCCCACCGTAAACACCAGCAGATTGGCGGCGTGACCGAGAATGGCGAGGCCGAGAATGAGCTTGACGAGGCTGCGCCGCAGCATCAAATACAAGCCGGCGGCATACAACCCGCCAATCACCACAGCCAGGACGGTCTCCATGGCACTCACTCCTCCGCCAGGTTGAGGATGATGGTCAGGATGATGCCCACCACCACCAGATAAACGCCGAGATCGAACAAAACCGGCGTGCCGACTTTTCCCAGAACCGGCACGGGCTGTTGGTACCAAAGCCCGGTCATGAACGGCCGTCCCTGCAGCAGGGAAAGCAGGCCGCTGCCCAGCGCCACCACCAGGCCCGCGCCGATCAATGTGCGCGGATCGACGCGCAGGGCCTGGCGCACTTTGGCGATGCCCTCGGCGATGGCGTAGAGCGCAAATGCGGCGGCTGCCACCAAACCGCCCACAAAACCGCCACCCGGCTCGTTGTGTCCACGAATGAGCAGGAAGACGGAGAACAACAGCAGCAACGGCAGCAGGGAACGCACGGCCACAGACAGAATCAATGAAGGCATGATCATCCCTCCTTGTCCTTTACCAGGCGCAACTTCAACAAAGCATAAACACCGACTGCCGCCACCGCCAGCACGGTGATTTCGCCGAGCGTATCCAGCCCGCGAAAATCCACGAGAATCACATTGACGATGTTGCGGCCGTTGGCGGCAGGCAAGCTGTTCTCGGCAAAGAAGCCGGTCAATCGCGAGCACAACGGCGCGGCAGTGACGGCCAGCACCAGCAGCGTCATCATGCCGCCGGCCGCCAGCGCGACCAGGGCGTCACGCAGGCGTGCACCCGGCCGCGAGAACTTGGCGAAGCGCGGCAGTTTGTAGAGCACCAGCACGAAAATGATGACGGAGAGCGTCTCGATCGCGAATTGCGTCATCGCCAAATCCGGCGCGCCATAGAGCACGAAAAGCAAGGCGATGCTGAAGCCGATGACCCCGAGTGCGGCCACCGCCGCCAGTCGCGAGCCGGCACGCACGACGGCGATCGCGGCCGCCAGCATGATCGCTGTGATGAGCCATTCATAAGATTGCGCCACGGGCAATGAGGGCAGAGGCGGCAGGGCGGCGCGGCTGACCAAAGCATAGCCGGTAAGCCCGATCGTGGTGAGGATGATCATGAGCAAATACGAACGCAAATAGCCGCTCTGCAGCAGGCGCGTTTGCCACTGAGCCAGACCATTGAGTCCCCGCAGCAACCATTCGTACCATTGCTGCGGACCAAGACGGGCCAGCCCGGACAAGGGTTGTGTCGCGCGCTGTAGCAGGCGCCGGAAAGAATAGAGCAACAGGCCGGACGCCACCGTGAGCACGCTCAGTGCCAGCACCGGGTTGATGCCATGCCACAGCGCCAGCTTGACCTCGGTGGCCTCGGCGCGCACGGCACTGACC from candidate division KSB1 bacterium includes the following:
- a CDS encoding site-2 protease family protein, whose protein sequence is MKWSWKIGEFFGISVYLHTTFLLLIGFIAVMHWLQGYSLAMLVSGVGFILALFACVLLHEFGHALTAKKYGIKTRDITLLPIGGVARLERMPDDPRQELWVALAGPAVNVVIALALFVWLQATNTFEPFAGLTVTSGSFLERLMIVNVWLVLFNMLPAFPMDGGRVLRALLATRAGYARATQIAAGIGQGMAFLFGFIGLFTNPFLLFIAFFVWIGAAQEAGMVQMKTAVGGIPVKLAMLTDFQMLSSYDTLNRAIELILAGSQQDFPVVDDGRVVGVLTRGDLLMALGKFGKDARVRDVMQREFETVEANEMLEGAMARLQNCQCHTLPVLDQGKIIGLVTMDNIGEFVMIQSALAGGKSRGWKPAFQS
- a CDS encoding Na+/H+ antiporter subunit E; protein product: MLLLNVFLALVWVALTGGWSPVNFFFGFGLGYLLLWLGRGHLGAEQYFVKVPRVLGLLLFFIWKVVVANVRVAISMLSPLRRLQPGIVAIPLEVKTDAEITLLANLITLTPGTMSLDVSSDRRVLYVHAMHLKDPEQFRRDTKQGFERRIREVFG
- the mnhG gene encoding monovalent cation/H(+) antiporter subunit G: MADLFSLMLMLTGAVFMLLAAVGVLRMPDLYLRMSAISKAATLGVICVLLGAALHFADFAISARIIAIVVFLILTAPVAAHKIGRAAYLAGPGLWRGTRWDELKGRYDHEQQQLASVTCDRQEAAGSAPPGDSPPAA
- a CDS encoding Na+/H+ antiporter subunit C, with amino-acid sequence METVLAVVIGGLYAAGLYLMLRRSLVKLILGLAILGHAANLLVFTVGRLTPGRPPIVLPGALTPDKPFADPLPQALILTAIVIGFGVQAFALVLLKRAYQTVGSDDLDEMKATDT
- a CDS encoding cation:proton antiporter, with product MNLQSIIFLFIMPVLGLAIVLAFIRLLAGPSLPDRVVALDLITTIGIGIIAAYGVGAGQPVYLDVAIVVALLSFVGILAFAAYVERRRSEDGRSV
- a CDS encoding Na+/H+ antiporter subunit B, translating into MIMPSLILSVAVRSLLPLLLLFSVFLLIRGHNEPGGGFVGGLVAAAAFALYAIAEGIAKVRQALRVDPRTLIGAGLVVALGSGLLSLLQGRPFMTGLWYQQPVPVLGKVGTPVLFDLGVYLVVVGIILTIILNLAEE
- a CDS encoding calcium/sodium antiporter — encoded protein: MSMMVLLLFVLGLVLLIVGAEALVKGSSRLAAALGISPLVIGLTVVAYGTGSAELAVSIHAGLSGQADLALGNVVGSNIFNVLFLLGLAAIITPLVVSQQLIRYEVPLMIAVSLLVLLLALDGRLSRLDGLLLFSINVVYVVWAIRQSRREKQPVKEEYERQYGARSRSPQWLVNLALIIAGLGLLVLGSRWLVEGAVVVAQALGLSELIIGLTIIAAGTSLPEVATSIIASLRRERDIAVGNVVGSNIFNLLAVLGLASLFAPHGVKVPPAALRFDIPVMMAVAFACLPVFFTGFRIGRREGALLFACYLAYTLYLILDATGHDRVEAFSLILFKYVTPLVALTLILLAAHAWHRRQHGPAEGV
- a CDS encoding Na+/H+ antiporter subunit D, which gives rise to MNALLVYPILIPFATAIVALFFGKNPRVQRGLHLAGAVALLAAAIRLLVAVGRAGIQATQIGNWPAPFGITLVADLLSAIMVVLAGLMGLAVAVYSLFCIDARREAFGYYPLLQILLMGVCGAFLTGDLFNLYVWFEVLLIASFVLVALGGERPQLEGAIKYVTLNLMSSALFLAAVGILYGVAGTLNLADLARQLSLPDRPGLVPALAMLFLVAFGIKAAVFPLFFWLPASYHTPPLAVSAIFAGLLTKVGVYALIRVFTLLFVQQPGFTHQLILLIAGLTMITGVLGAAAQHEIRRILSFHIISQIGYMIMGLALFTPLALAGTVFYLIHHIIVKTNLFLVAGAVHHLRGSYELKQLGGLYRAAPGLAILFLIPALSLAGVPPLSGFWAKFVLVKAGLQSQEYLIVFTALAVSLLTVFSMMKIWAAAFWQEEEPVQAGQAASTAGDRSYRGLLIPVTALAVLTVMIGLLAEPVFALAERAAGQLLNPAEYIETVLGAD